From Oncorhynchus keta strain PuntledgeMale-10-30-2019 chromosome 25, Oket_V2, whole genome shotgun sequence, one genomic window encodes:
- the LOC118358014 gene encoding survival motor neuron protein 1-like, whose amino-acid sequence MANGCKDMLFARGAGQSDDSDIWDDTALIKAYDKAVASFKTALKGEEDTTIPKKDNPVKKRKNHKKNRSRKRSSAPSDKEWRVGEPCCAYWSEDGKLYAATISSIDEKRGTCIVVFTDYGNEEELNLCDLLTESSEVEEEAPDKVKEAESSTKESDRSSAPHSHVPRSKPKSKSPKVPPMWGPGFPGFPPGPPPMPGFRMGDTRRPGASGPAPPGWHPMMPSGPPMIPPPPPMSPDGEDDEALGSMLIAWYMSGYHTGYYLGLKQGRKEAAGKKAHHK is encoded by the exons ATGGCAAATGGGTGTAAAGATATGCTTTTTGCTCGTGGAGCTGGACAA AGTGACGATTCTGACATTTGGGATGACACTGCACTGATAAAGGCCTACGACAAAGCAGTTGCATCATTCAAG ACTGCCCTGAAGGGGGAGGAGGACACCACAATCCCAAAGAAAGACAACCCCGTAAAGAAACGGAAAAACCACAAAAAGAACCGCAGCAGAAAGAGAAGTAGTGCTCCTTCCGATAAAGAG TGGAGAGTCGGCGAGCCCTGCTGTGCCTACTGGTCTGAAGACGGCAAGCTCTACGCTGCCACTATCTCCTCCATAGACGAGAAGCGGGGCACCTGTATAGTTGTGTTCACAGACTATGGGAACGAGGAGGAGCTGAATCTCTGTGACCTTCTGACCGAGAGctcagaggtagaggaggaagccCCCGACAAG GTTAAAGAAGCAGAGTCTTCTACAAAGGAGAGCGATCGGTCGTCCGCCCCTCACAGTCATGTGCCACGCTCTAAACCCAAGTCCAAATCCCCCAAAGTACCTCCAATGTGGGGTCCAGGTTTCCCTGGCTTTCCCCCAGGTCCCCCTCCCATGCCTGGCTTCAGAATG GGAGACACTAGGCGACCTGGGGCCTCCGGGCCTGCCCCTCCGGGATGGCATCCCATGATGCCCTCTGGGCCACCG AtgatccctccccctccccccatgaGTCCAGACGGAGAGGACGATGAGGCCTTGGGAAGTATGCTGATCGCCTGGTACATGAGTGGATACCACACCGGATACTACCTG GGGTTAAAGCAAGGCCGCAAAGAAGCTGCTGGAAAGAAGGCTCACCACAAGTGA